The Hippoglossus stenolepis isolate QCI-W04-F060 chromosome 11, HSTE1.2, whole genome shotgun sequence genome includes a window with the following:
- the ccdc18 gene encoding coiled-coil domain-containing protein 18 produces the protein MESISLRKKVGCVRQENACLSMDEQLISDFDALQYELTSSKSQLHLRGSRAGAESSVAVMSGQIRQLEAELEAQVKELKAAELRAECSQEAAAHNDIVLAGLTEELSAFREELDNKTALGKRAEQQRNQALENAEKLKEAFKEYKATISIKLKKVMESESKLKESLIECDREKEEVEMKCAVLQREKAEQGRTTSQLKEELREAKCSAVERSDLLTQLEEARRRASILDRQLAEQGAGCREQASLLRELQELRALTQSQEQRVAQSHREAQQSQAELSSLDAALALLHLREGAVGALCAKPCMLPPVDYSGTVHLLKLKPGEGYQQLLRVLQSSEFERTKQSSLVERLQDRLSRAQEEITSLQSSMAQRASHYQSLHTELLDKVSQATDTEKELKRKCARVAALEKQLQEKTSAYSQAALKNTELENQLLEKTSSVQHYQTLMTKKQREYQQSLDKCKRSQSQQCTEQQHRIEMLQLSVEEARSRLLEMEQELCLCQRERDKAQKAALLLQTTVEQLTQEKQVEVRDNEELLQSFKEQAAQSSTEVSELQSSLSACREELASYLQQMDNVKMNYENELQKSNDKVSSLQERLHSTSLVCQRSSEQNLQLQLSLQQQQTMLTESTAHISDLEDSQCQLQRQVSSLEQQLERAWASLQEEARTRKQDAQEREKDLQEMNQQNTQLSESVTHVTSEMVKCQGELVSKESELQRLRKDVTVKTLQISRMEESLQQTKNKLASKNDLVVDLEEKLHHCEADQLNSVQRVRMLEGQLQAVRGELADTLEQLLKLKDILQITQSIADERQASVEKLTVQLSETQRELEARTHEVLDMDNALKERQGELQQRAQLLGQLDVAIREHKQELERKVESLQRSLEARERELREAQRELTDRNMKESQELDQQLRVCQQKLQTLLQDLEETRLHCESLTRELDATKLQNEEREVRLCGVEEELALKEAYWLQAEARLQSTVASLEAELELERAQHSKELESLQQTRGQLLKVSEQMSSTMRSSQEQLAAKLHQSQTQLDQTKALLDQTRAELERTQNQASCLQTQLDQGQRQLLQNKAQMEQSRILYEQSRTQNSDLRAQLEMVSAQLNQTRVQAAQLQAQLQACEKSMETSDESMLIKESEVTRLQARISSLERAADRQNLYNHTLSVPVLHRFPHAQERSSSAHSPPEKTTLTLTHSQSTSLRSPTHTQSCSSPPAHTYLQPTSASHLSETRDWLQSSSIDSSLDLPLSLKATLREALSKQPWEASSSSSSVSPFPSEEHHGWQGLSTVDTTATSDLSFNPLTYMVDKPDDGSTEVEAASLQEGDSERSDESRRESVCTLVGEADEEVDMSSLTGMLRFVNQTLAKQEDPSLWSSSGISQT, from the exons AGCTGAGCAACAAAGGAACCAAGCACTTGAAAATGCAGAGAAACTCAAAGAAGCTTTCAAAGAATACAAAGCCACAATTTCCATTAAACTTAAGAAG gTGATGGAGAGCGAGAGCAAACTCAAAGAGAGCCTTAttgagtgtgacagagagaaagaagaggtgGAGATGAAGTGCgctgtgctgcagagagaaaaggcagaaCAGGGCCGAACCACCAG CCAGCTGAAGGAGGAGTTGAGGGAGGCTAAGTGTTCGGCTGTTGAGCGCTCAGACCTCCTGactcagctggaggaggccaGACGACGCGCCTCAATCCTGGATCGTCAGCTTGCAGAGCAGGGAGCGGGATGCAGGGAGCAGGCTTCTCTGCTCAGGGAGCTGCAAGAGCTGCGGGCTCTGACCCAGAGCCAAGAGCAGAGGGTGGCTCAGAGCCACAGAGAGGCTCAGCAGAGCCAGGCAGAGCTGTCGAGTCTGGATGCTGCCCTGGCCCTGCTACATCTACGAGAG GGCGCTGTGGGAGCACTTTGTGCCAAGCCCTGCATGTTGCCCCCAGTGGACTATTCAGGAACAGTTCACCTGCTCAAGTTAAAGCCAG GTGAAGGTTACCAGCAGCTGTTGCGGGTGCTTCAGTCGTCAGAGTTTGAGCGAACTAAACAGAGCAGCCTGGTCGAGCGGCTGCAGGATCGTCTCAGCAGAGCCCAGGAGGAGATCACCTCCCTGCAGAGCTCCATGGCCCAGAGAGCCTCCCACTACCAGAGCctccacacagagctgctggataAAGTCAGCCAGGCcactgacacagagaaagag TTGAAGAGAAAATGTGCCCGTGTGGCTGCGCTGGAGAAACAGTTACAGGAGAAAACTTCAGCTTACAGTCAGGCtgcactgaaaaacacagaactggagaatcagctaCTG GAGAAGACCAGCTCTGTTCAACATTACCAGACACTGATGACCAAAAAGCAAAGAGAGTATCAACAGTCTTTGGACAAGTGTAAAAGATCACAGTCTCAACAATGCACGGAGCAACAGCACAGAATAGAAATG cTGCAGTTATCTGTAGAAGAAGCTCGGTCTCGGCTGTTAGAAATGGAGCAGGAGCTTTGTTTGTGCCAGAGGGAAAGAGACAAGGCTCAGAAAGCTGCTCTGTTGCTGCAGACCACCGTGGAACAGCTTACACAA GAGAAGCAGGTTGAAGTCAGAGACAATGAAGAGTTGTTGCAAAGTTTCAAAGAGCAGGCAGCTCAGTCCTCCACCGAG GTGAGTGAGCTACAGTCGTCTCTGTCAGCGTGCAGAGAAGAACTGGCCTCATACCTGCAGCAGATGGACAACGTAAAGATGAACTACGAGAACGAGCTGCAAAAGAGCAATGACAAG GTGTCGTCTCTGCAGGAGCGGCTCCACAGCACCAGCCTGGTGTGTCAGAGATCCAGCGAGCagaacctgcagctgcagctttctctccagcagcagcagaccatGTTGACTGAGAGCACGGCCCACATCTCTGACCTGGAGGACAGCCAGTgccagctgcagagacaa gTGTCCagtctggagcagcagctggagcgaGCATGGgcttctctgcaggaggaggcgaGGACCAGAAAGCAGGACgcccaggagagagagaaggacctGCAGGAGATGAACCAGCAGAACACTCAGCTGTCTGAGTCCGTCAC ccATGTAACATCAGAGATGGTTAAGTGTCAAGGGGAGCTGGTGTCTAAagagtctgagctgcagcgtctgAGGAAGGATGTCACCGTCAAGACGCTTCAGATCAGCCGCATGGAGGAGAGCCTGCAGCAGACCAAGAACAAACTCGCCAGCAAGAACGATCTGG TTGTCGATCTTGAGGAGAAGCTCCATCATTGCGAGGCAGACCAGCTCAACTCTGTGCAGCGGGTCCGGATGCTGGAGGGGCAGCTGCAGGCGGTGCGGGGGGAGCTGGCCGATACGCTGGAGCAGCTACTGAAACTCAAGGACATTCTGCAGATAACACAGAGCATTGCAGATGAGCGGCAGGCGTCAGTGGAGAAACTGACCGTCCAGCTTAG TGAGACGCAGAGGGAGTTGGAAGCGAGAACGCATGAGGTCTTAGACATGGACAATGCACTGAAGGAGAGACAGGGGGAGCTCCAACAGAGAGCACAGCTG CTGGGTCAGCTGGACGTGGCGATCAGAGAGCAcaagcaggagctggagaggaaggtGGAGTCTCTGCAGCGGAGCCTCGAGGCCAGAGAGCGAGAGCTGAGAGAAGCACAGAGGGAgctcacagacagaaacatgaag gAGTCCCAGGAGCTCGACCAGCAGCTGCGTGTGTGTCAACAGAAACTTCAGACTTTGCTACAAGATCTTGAAGAAACTCGACTTCACTGTGAATCTTTGACCAGAGAACTGGACGCCACCAAGCTGCAGAACGAGGAGAGG GAGGTCCGGCTGtgtggggtggaggaggagctggctcTGAAGGAGGCATACTGGCTTCAGGCGGAGGCcaggctgcagagcacagtCGCCTCTTTAGAGGCGGAGCTGGAGTTGGAGAGGGCACAGCACAGCAAGGAG ctgGAGTCCCTGCAGCAGACTCGAGGTCAGCTCCTCAAAGTGTCAGAGCAGATGTCCTCCACCATGCGCTCCTCCCAAGAACAACTCGCCGCTAAGCTTCACCAGAGCCAGACCCAGCTCGACCAAACCAAAGCTCTGCTGGACCAGACCAGGGCGGAGTTGGAACGAACCCAGAACCAAGCCAGTTGTCTTCAAACACAGTTGGACCAGGGCCAGAGGCAGCTCCTTCAGAATAAAGCCCAGATGGAGCAAAGCAGGATTCTGTACGAGCAGAGCAGAACCCAGAACAGTGACCTCCGTGCTCAGCTGGAGATGGTCAGCGCGCAGTTAAATCAAACCAGAGTCCAGGCTGCGCAGCTCCAGGCTCAGCTGCAGGCCTGTGAGAAGTCCATGGAGACCTCTGATGAGTCCATGCTCATCAAG GAATCTGAGGTGACCCGTCTCCAAGCCAGGATCTCCAGTTTGGAGCGAGCTGCCGACCGACAGAACCTCTACAATCACACACTGTCTGTACCAGTTCTGCACAGATTCCCACACGCGCAGGAACGCTCCTCCTCGGCTCACTCGCCCCCCGAAAAGACCACTCTTACTCTTACACACTCTCAGTCCACTTCTCTCCGCTCCCCAACGCACACACAAAGTTGCTCATCACCCCCCGCTCACACATACCTTCAGCCCACCTCAGCCTCTCACCTGTCTGAAACTCGTGATTGGCTGCAGAGCAGTAGCATCGACTCTTCCCTGGATCTCCCCTTGAGCCTGAAGGCAACACTGAGGGAGGCGTTGAGCAAGCAGCCATGggaggcctcctcctcctcctcctctgtctcccccttccCGAGCGAAGAGCACCACGGCTGGCAGGGCCTCAGCACCGTGGACACCACAGCGACCTCCGACCTCTCCTTCAACCCCCTCACATACATGGTGGACAAACCAGACGATGGAAGCACCGAAGTGGAGGCTGCCTCTCTACAGGAGGGAGACAGTGAGCGGTCGGATGAGTCGAGGAGGGAGTCGGTGTGCACTCTGGTTGGTGAGGCGGATGAGGAGGTGGATATGAGTTCACTGACTGGGATGCTGAGGTTTGTTAATCAGACGCTAGCTAAGCAGGAAGACCCTTCGTTATGGAGCTCCTCAGGGATATCACAGACCTGA